From Streptomyces sp. HUAS MG91, the proteins below share one genomic window:
- a CDS encoding TerD family protein, translating into MTPGSNIPLTAQRVAVDVTAPVRLDVSGLLLTADGKVRSDDDFIFYNQPAGPGVTYASGGGTSPDSITVDTTAVPPGIEKIVVTASPDAEGQTFQGIEPTATIRNADDGSVLATFTPPQLGTETALVVMEVYLRNGAWKARAVGQGYANGLAGIATDFGVSVEEPEAAPAPAPAAPVTSPPPPTTPPVDPRIAPPPPQTAAPAAPPAPPAPAPGAGKINLDKGRVSLQKNQTVSLVKGGRPLLSQVKMGLGWEPAYRGKDIDLDASVIAYGPQRNHVDSCYFGKLSIVNGAIKHSGDNLTGEGGGDDEVIVVDLGRLPQDVTGLVFTVNSFSGQKFTEVAKAYCRLVDAATDEELVRFDLTNAEAQTGVMMAKLIKQFSGEWEMTAMGDFVKSRTVRGMVKPAAAAL; encoded by the coding sequence ATGACCCCCGGTTCGAACATCCCGCTCACGGCCCAGCGCGTGGCGGTGGACGTCACCGCTCCCGTGCGGCTCGACGTCTCGGGCCTGCTGCTCACCGCCGACGGTAAGGTGCGCTCGGACGACGACTTCATCTTCTACAACCAGCCCGCCGGGCCCGGTGTGACGTACGCGTCGGGCGGGGGCACGTCCCCCGACTCGATCACCGTGGACACCACGGCCGTGCCGCCCGGCATCGAGAAGATCGTCGTCACCGCGAGCCCGGACGCAGAAGGCCAGACGTTCCAGGGCATCGAGCCCACGGCCACGATCCGGAACGCGGACGACGGCTCGGTCCTCGCCACGTTCACCCCGCCGCAGCTCGGCACGGAGACGGCGCTGGTGGTCATGGAGGTGTACCTGAGGAACGGCGCGTGGAAGGCCCGCGCGGTGGGCCAGGGGTATGCGAACGGGCTGGCGGGCATCGCCACCGACTTCGGCGTCTCCGTCGAGGAGCCGGAGGCCGCGCCCGCCCCGGCTCCGGCCGCTCCGGTGACGTCGCCGCCCCCGCCGACCACGCCGCCGGTCGACCCGCGCATCGCGCCGCCCCCGCCGCAGACCGCCGCTCCCGCCGCGCCGCCCGCGCCGCCGGCCCCCGCCCCGGGTGCCGGGAAGATCAATCTGGACAAGGGGCGGGTCTCCCTCCAGAAGAACCAGACGGTGTCCCTGGTCAAGGGCGGCCGGCCGCTGCTGAGCCAGGTCAAGATGGGCCTCGGCTGGGAGCCCGCCTACCGGGGCAAGGACATCGACCTGGACGCGTCGGTCATCGCGTACGGGCCGCAGCGCAACCACGTGGACAGCTGCTACTTCGGCAAGCTGTCGATCGTGAACGGCGCGATCAAGCACTCGGGCGACAATCTCACGGGTGAGGGCGGCGGCGACGACGAGGTGATCGTCGTCGACCTGGGCCGCCTCCCGCAGGACGTCACGGGCCTGGTCTTCACGGTGAACTCGTTCTCGGGCCAGAAGTTCACCGAGGTCGCCAAGGCGTACTGCCGCCTGGTCGACGCGGCGACGGACGAGGAGCTGGTCCGCTTCGACCTCACGAACGCCGAGGCGCAGACCGGCGTCATGATGGCCAAGCTCATCAAGCAGTTCAGCGGTGAGTGGGAGATGACCGCGATGGGCGACTTCGTGAAGTCGCGGACCGTGCGGGGGATGGTGAAGCCCGCCGCCGCCGCGCTCTGA
- a CDS encoding helix-turn-helix domain-containing protein, translating into MAQVGAAGRPAKPKRADARRNYERLLTEAAAAFAEKGPQASLDDIAKRAGVGSGTLYRHFPTREALMEAVYVDSFEALAERAKALSAELPPGAALFAWLEELGDQTVRVKALKTLLGAVVAENGAPIVIKCGQCLKTAAAELLAAAQEAGEMRADLTHLELLRLNHAVVEAAQLAGGDPRGVTRYRRLMLEGLRTSA; encoded by the coding sequence ATGGCCCAGGTGGGAGCGGCCGGGCGACCGGCGAAGCCGAAGCGGGCGGACGCGCGCCGCAACTACGAACGGCTCCTGACGGAGGCCGCCGCGGCGTTCGCCGAGAAGGGGCCGCAGGCCTCGCTGGACGACATCGCCAAGCGGGCCGGCGTCGGTTCGGGCACGCTCTACCGGCACTTCCCGACCCGCGAGGCCCTCATGGAGGCCGTGTACGTCGACAGCTTCGAGGCGCTGGCCGAGCGGGCGAAGGCGCTGAGCGCCGAGCTGCCGCCGGGGGCGGCGCTCTTCGCCTGGCTCGAGGAGCTCGGCGACCAGACCGTGCGCGTGAAGGCCCTCAAGACGCTGCTCGGCGCGGTCGTCGCCGAGAACGGGGCGCCGATCGTCATTAAGTGCGGCCAGTGCCTCAAGACCGCGGCCGCCGAGCTGCTCGCCGCGGCGCAGGAGGCGGGCGAGATGCGGGCCGACCTGACCCATCTGGAGCTGCTGCGGCTCAATCACGCCGTCGTCGAGGCGGCCCAGCTGGCCGGGGGCGACCCGCGGGGCGTGACCCGCTACCGGCGGCTGATGCTGGAGGGCCTGCGGACCTCCGCGTAA
- a CDS encoding MFS transporter, whose product MSSDAPPATTSTSPGERTVTRPGAVLTLIVTAYLMVGLDSTVVNVALPDIRRTLGFTPTGLSWVLNAYTLAFGGLLLLAGRAGDILGRRRTLTGGVLVFAAASLCGGLATDGALLLAARAVQGVGAALIAPSTLALITTHFADGPARHRALAVYSSMAGIGASIGLVLGGALTDLASWRWSLLINVPIGVALALALPRTVRETPRHNGRFDTTGAVTGTAGMFFLVYAFLRVSDSSWTDTLALTCFFSAAALLAGFLWTESRARQPIAPLALFRDRDRAAAYAVILLLPAGNFGAFYFLTLYVQQVLDYSPLKAGFAFLPLTVAVFATVRCAPRLLARFGPKPLLVTGSLLMIATGAWLSRLGTGDGFATGLLGPMLLLGTGVGLSFMPLNATILKDITPAEAGAASGLLQTFQWLGGTLGLAALVTVYGTATRHAHGSADAILVHGATRAFGVGALIATGALLVIAVGLRSRRRDRPHTLRARQPG is encoded by the coding sequence ATGTCCTCCGACGCACCGCCCGCCACCACGTCCACGAGCCCCGGGGAACGCACCGTAACGCGCCCCGGCGCGGTCCTCACCCTCATCGTCACCGCGTACCTGATGGTGGGCCTGGACTCCACCGTCGTGAACGTCGCCCTCCCCGACATCCGGCGCACCCTCGGCTTCACGCCCACCGGCCTGTCCTGGGTCCTCAACGCCTACACCCTCGCCTTCGGCGGCCTGCTCCTGCTGGCCGGCCGCGCGGGCGACATCCTCGGCCGCCGCCGGACCCTGACCGGCGGCGTCCTGGTCTTCGCCGCCGCGTCGCTGTGCGGCGGCCTCGCCACCGACGGCGCGTTACTGCTGGCCGCCCGCGCCGTCCAGGGCGTCGGCGCCGCACTGATCGCGCCCAGCACCCTCGCCCTGATCACCACCCACTTCGCCGACGGCCCCGCCCGCCACCGCGCCCTCGCCGTCTACTCCTCGATGGCCGGCATCGGCGCCTCCATCGGTCTGGTCCTCGGCGGTGCCCTCACCGACCTCGCCTCCTGGCGGTGGTCGCTCCTGATCAACGTACCGATCGGGGTGGCGCTCGCCCTCGCCCTGCCGCGCACGGTCCGCGAAACCCCGCGCCACAACGGCCGGTTCGACACCACGGGCGCCGTCACCGGCACGGCCGGGATGTTCTTCCTCGTCTACGCCTTCCTCCGCGTCTCGGACAGCTCCTGGACCGACACACTCGCCCTGACCTGCTTCTTCTCGGCGGCCGCGCTGCTCGCCGGATTCCTCTGGACCGAGTCGCGCGCCCGGCAGCCCATCGCCCCGCTCGCCCTGTTCAGGGACCGCGACCGCGCGGCCGCCTACGCGGTCATCCTGCTGCTTCCGGCCGGGAACTTCGGCGCCTTCTACTTCCTCACGCTCTACGTCCAACAGGTCCTGGACTACAGCCCGTTGAAGGCGGGATTCGCGTTCCTGCCGCTGACCGTGGCGGTGTTCGCGACGGTGCGGTGCGCGCCGCGTCTGCTCGCCCGGTTCGGCCCCAAGCCGCTCCTGGTCACCGGATCGCTCCTGATGATCGCGACCGGCGCCTGGCTGAGCCGCCTCGGCACCGGAGACGGTTTCGCGACCGGCCTGCTCGGCCCGATGCTGCTGCTCGGCACGGGCGTCGGCCTGAGCTTCATGCCCTTGAACGCGACGATCCTGAAGGACATCACCCCGGCCGAGGCGGGCGCGGCCTCGGGCCTCCTCCAGACGTTCCAGTGGCTGGGCGGCACGCTGGGCCTCGCGGCGCTGGTCACGGTGTACGGCACGGCGACGCGCCACGCCCACGGGTCGGCGGACGCGATCCTGGTGCACGGGGCGACGAGGGCGTTCGGGGTGGGCGCCCTGATCGCGACGGGGGCCCTGCTGGTGATCGCGGTGGGGCTACGGTCCCGCCGGCGCGACCGGCCGCACACCCTCCGCGCCCGGCAACCCGGCTGA
- a CDS encoding TROVE domain-containing protein, which yields MARYNRKGAKQALRSVVRTTGRTVRTHEGGAGFERDARSELFLLAVANFVSQRTFYEDGADRDDRFAALVRGLAVSDPEWTAGLLGWLRGEGNMRTASVVGAAEYVKARLDAGASDGPSNRAVVGSVLRRPDEPGELLGYWTQTYGRAVPKPVKRGIADAVRHLYHGKALLKYDTASKGYRFGDVLNLVHAAPDPAKPWQGELFRYALDRRHHPDTAVPPAGSDVLRAHRELMALPVAERRSVLLAPDGAERLAAAGVTWEALAGWLQGPMDKAAWEAVIPSMGAMALIRNLRNFDEAGVSDEVAARVAARISDPAEVARSRQFPFRYLAAYQHAPSLRWAYPLETALGHSLANVPSLKGRSLILVDRSGSMWSPLSERSRLNRADAAAVFGAALALRAERADLVQFGTGSTDVMYRKGESVLKVLERFGDLGGTNTAEAVRRHYRGHDRVLIVTDEQAHYSRHGDPTGQVPARVPVYTWNLAGYRAGHAPSGSANRHAFGGLSDAAFRMVALLEAGRDADWPWM from the coding sequence ATGGCTCGTTACAACCGCAAGGGCGCCAAGCAGGCGCTGCGTTCCGTCGTCCGCACCACCGGCCGCACCGTGCGCACGCACGAGGGCGGCGCCGGCTTCGAGCGGGACGCCCGCTCCGAGCTCTTCCTGCTCGCCGTCGCCAACTTCGTCTCCCAGCGCACCTTCTACGAGGACGGCGCGGACCGCGACGACCGGTTCGCCGCGCTCGTGCGCGGGCTGGCCGTGAGCGACCCGGAGTGGACCGCGGGCCTGCTCGGCTGGCTGCGCGGCGAGGGCAACATGCGTACGGCGTCGGTCGTGGGCGCCGCCGAGTACGTGAAGGCACGCCTGGACGCCGGCGCGAGCGACGGGCCGTCGAACCGGGCGGTCGTCGGCTCCGTGCTGCGCCGCCCCGACGAGCCCGGCGAGCTGCTCGGCTACTGGACGCAGACGTACGGGCGTGCCGTCCCCAAGCCGGTCAAGCGCGGCATCGCCGACGCCGTGCGGCACCTGTACCACGGCAAGGCGCTCCTGAAGTACGACACCGCGTCCAAGGGCTACCGCTTCGGCGACGTCCTCAACCTGGTGCACGCGGCGCCCGACCCGGCCAAGCCGTGGCAGGGCGAGCTGTTCCGGTACGCCCTCGACCGGCGCCACCACCCCGACACGGCCGTGCCCCCGGCGGGCAGCGACGTCCTGCGCGCCCACCGGGAGCTGATGGCCCTGCCGGTCGCCGAGCGGCGCTCCGTGCTGCTCGCGCCCGACGGCGCCGAGCGGCTCGCGGCGGCGGGTGTGACGTGGGAGGCGCTGGCGGGCTGGCTCCAGGGCCCGATGGACAAGGCGGCCTGGGAGGCCGTGATCCCGTCCATGGGCGCGATGGCGCTGATCCGCAACCTGCGCAACTTCGACGAGGCGGGCGTCTCGGACGAGGTCGCGGCGCGGGTCGCCGCCAGGATCTCCGACCCGGCCGAGGTGGCGCGCTCGCGGCAGTTCCCGTTCCGCTACCTCGCCGCGTACCAGCACGCCCCGTCGCTGCGCTGGGCGTACCCGCTGGAGACGGCGCTCGGCCACTCGCTGGCCAACGTGCCGTCCCTGAAGGGCCGTTCGCTGATCCTGGTGGACCGCTCCGGCTCCATGTGGAGCCCGCTGTCCGAGCGGTCGCGGCTCAACCGGGCGGACGCGGCCGCCGTGTTCGGCGCGGCGCTCGCGCTGCGGGCGGAGCGGGCCGACCTGGTGCAGTTCGGCACGGGCAGCACGGACGTGATGTACCGCAAGGGCGAGTCCGTCCTGAAGGTCCTGGAGCGCTTCGGTGACCTGGGCGGGACGAACACCGCCGAGGCGGTCCGGCGCCACTACCGCGGCCACGACCGGGTGCTGATCGTCACCGACGAGCAGGCGCACTACAGCCGGCACGGCGACCCGACCGGGCAGGTCCCGGCGCGGGTCCCGGTCTACACCTGGAACCTGGCCGGGTACCGGGCGGGCCACGCGCCCTCCGGTTCCGCGAACCGGCACGCGTTCGGCGGGCTCTCGGACGCGGCGTTCCGGATGGTGGCGCTGCTCGAGGCCGGGCGGGACGCGGACTGGCCCTGGATGTAG
- a CDS encoding amino acid permease — translation MHQDRNPDSRLDDPTTAEGVADAGDLGYSKTLKPRHISMIAIGGAIGTGLLYGAGGNLAKAGPALAIAYLVCGVFAFFVVRALGELVVHRPSSGSFVSYAREFLGEQGAFAAGWMYVLQWSTAGMADITAAAVYVHYWSLFTSVPQWVLAAIALGIVLTVNLISVKAFGEMEFWFAIVKVAALVIFLLIGIYFLVSREPVDGHPAGISLIADNGGMFPLGIWPVVLITQTVIFAYAAVEMVGVTAGETADPATVVPRAVNSIMWRVAVFYVGSVVMLTLMLPWTSYSASESPFVTVLSKIGVPSAGGIMNLVVLTAALSSLNSGLYTTGRILRSMSMAGSAPSFTARMSRSHVPYGGILLVAVVALLGVALNAWLPDKAFEIVTNISSLGVISTWSMIMVCHLLFVRRAKQGLVHRPAFRLWASPWIELSTIAFLLAVVVMMWFDTDGAGRDTVLTLIPIAAALLIGWYAVRRRVHRIAAEREAPPVDPLS, via the coding sequence GTGCACCAGGACAGGAATCCAGACTCGCGGCTCGACGACCCGACCACCGCCGAAGGCGTCGCCGACGCCGGTGACCTCGGCTACAGCAAGACGCTCAAGCCCCGCCACATCAGCATGATCGCGATCGGCGGTGCGATCGGCACCGGGCTGCTCTACGGCGCGGGCGGAAATCTCGCCAAGGCCGGGCCCGCGCTCGCCATCGCCTATCTCGTGTGCGGGGTGTTCGCCTTCTTCGTCGTACGGGCGCTGGGCGAACTGGTGGTGCACCGGCCGTCGTCCGGCTCGTTCGTGAGTTACGCGCGTGAGTTCCTGGGCGAGCAGGGCGCGTTCGCGGCGGGCTGGATGTACGTCCTGCAATGGTCGACCGCGGGGATGGCGGACATCACGGCGGCCGCGGTGTACGTGCACTACTGGTCGCTCTTCACCTCGGTGCCGCAATGGGTGCTCGCGGCGATCGCCCTGGGGATCGTCCTCACGGTCAATCTCATCTCGGTGAAGGCGTTCGGCGAGATGGAGTTCTGGTTCGCGATCGTCAAGGTCGCCGCACTGGTGATCTTCCTGCTGATCGGGATCTATTTCCTCGTCTCGCGCGAGCCGGTCGACGGTCACCCGGCGGGCATCTCCCTGATCGCCGACAACGGCGGCATGTTCCCGCTGGGCATCTGGCCGGTCGTGCTGATCACCCAGACCGTGATCTTCGCGTACGCGGCCGTGGAGATGGTCGGCGTGACGGCGGGCGAGACCGCCGACCCGGCGACCGTCGTGCCGCGCGCGGTGAACTCGATCATGTGGCGGGTGGCGGTCTTCTACGTCGGCTCGGTCGTGATGCTGACGCTGATGCTGCCCTGGACGTCGTACTCGGCGAGCGAGAGCCCGTTCGTGACGGTGCTGTCGAAGATCGGGGTGCCCTCGGCGGGCGGCATCATGAACCTGGTGGTGCTGACCGCCGCGCTGTCGTCGCTCAACTCCGGGCTCTACACGACCGGCCGCATCCTGCGCTCGATGTCGATGGCGGGCTCGGCGCCGTCCTTCACCGCCCGGATGAGCCGCAGCCATGTCCCGTACGGCGGGATCCTGCTGGTCGCGGTGGTGGCGCTGCTCGGCGTCGCGCTCAACGCGTGGCTGCCCGACAAGGCGTTCGAGATCGTCACCAACATCTCCTCGCTCGGCGTGATCTCCACCTGGTCGATGATCATGGTCTGTCATCTGCTGTTCGTGCGGCGCGCGAAGCAGGGCCTGGTGCACCGGCCCGCGTTCCGGCTGTGGGCCTCGCCGTGGATCGAGCTGTCGACGATCGCCTTCCTGCTGGCGGTCGTCGTCATGATGTGGTTCGACACGGACGGCGCGGGCCGGGACACGGTCCTCACCCTGATCCCGATCGCCGCCGCACTGCTGATCGGCTGGTACGCGGTGCGGCGGCGGGTCCACCGGATCGCCGCGGAGCGCGAGGCGCCGCCGGTGGACCCGCTGAGCTGA
- a CDS encoding alkaline phosphatase PhoX: MSLTRRDFARRSAATGAGVALAGSVGALATAPNALAATDHGHDHDHGHDHDHHHEHGVGYGPLIPDPAGLLALPAHFSYKVITYSGKTKLESGEFTPSNHDGTATFEGPRGTTLLVNNHELAGARADWPHPVPLTEGLVYDPGAAGGCTVVEVRRGGEVAEWVGIAGTATNCAGGSTPWDTWLTCEETEDKAGSKGFTKDHGYVFEVDPADRRANRSPKPVKALGRYAHEAVVIDPKNGQALLTEDASSPNGLLYRWVPPHGFKHGRGRLRTLADDAGVLQAFKCFDSGGRFVDDLSRATKIGTVYGVDWVEVPDRDAKTVSTRKQFKDGEVTRARKLEGMWWGDGGAYIVSSFARTESPVQHDGQVWFYDPKRRTLTLKVLLGVNPDPSKDGAFDGPDNITVSPYGGLVIAEDGEGVQHLFGATEKGRTYPIARNELNIGTEEDPEYSEFTGVTFSPDGRTLFANIQTPGIMLAITGPWKRQR; this comes from the coding sequence ATGTCGCTCACTCGCAGGGACTTCGCCAGACGCTCCGCGGCCACCGGTGCCGGAGTCGCCCTGGCCGGCTCCGTCGGCGCCCTCGCCACCGCGCCGAACGCGCTCGCGGCCACGGACCACGGTCACGACCACGACCACGGGCACGATCACGACCACCACCACGAGCACGGCGTCGGCTACGGACCGCTGATCCCCGACCCGGCCGGCCTGCTCGCGCTGCCCGCCCACTTCTCGTACAAGGTCATCACCTACAGCGGGAAGACCAAGCTGGAGTCCGGCGAGTTCACCCCGTCCAACCACGATGGCACCGCCACCTTCGAGGGCCCGCGCGGCACCACCCTCCTCGTCAACAACCACGAGCTGGCCGGCGCCCGCGCCGACTGGCCGCACCCGGTGCCGCTCACCGAGGGACTCGTCTACGACCCGGGGGCGGCCGGCGGCTGCACCGTCGTCGAGGTCCGCCGCGGCGGCGAGGTCGCCGAGTGGGTCGGCATCGCCGGCACCGCCACCAACTGCGCGGGCGGCTCCACCCCCTGGGACACCTGGCTGACCTGCGAGGAGACCGAGGACAAGGCCGGCTCCAAGGGCTTCACCAAGGACCACGGCTACGTCTTCGAGGTCGACCCCGCCGACCGGCGCGCCAACCGCTCGCCCAAGCCGGTCAAGGCGCTGGGCCGGTACGCCCACGAGGCCGTCGTCATCGACCCCAAGAACGGCCAGGCGCTGCTCACCGAGGACGCGTCGAGCCCCAACGGCCTGCTGTACCGCTGGGTGCCGCCGCACGGCTTCAAGCACGGGCGCGGTCGCTTGCGTACCCTCGCCGACGACGCGGGCGTCCTCCAGGCGTTCAAGTGCTTCGACTCCGGCGGCCGGTTCGTCGACGACCTCTCCCGCGCCACCAAGATCGGCACGGTCTACGGCGTCGACTGGGTCGAGGTCCCCGATCGCGACGCCAAGACCGTCTCCACCCGCAAGCAGTTCAAGGACGGCGAGGTCACCCGCGCCCGCAAGCTGGAGGGCATGTGGTGGGGTGACGGCGGCGCGTACATCGTCTCCTCCTTCGCCCGCACCGAGAGCCCCGTCCAGCACGACGGCCAGGTCTGGTTCTACGACCCCAAGCGCCGCACCCTGACCCTGAAGGTGCTGCTCGGCGTGAACCCCGACCCGTCGAAGGACGGCGCGTTCGACGGCCCGGACAACATCACCGTCTCGCCCTACGGCGGTCTGGTCATCGCCGAGGACGGCGAGGGCGTCCAGCACCTGTTCGGCGCGACCGAGAAGGGCCGTACGTACCCGATCGCGCGCAACGAGCTGAACATCGGCACCGAGGAGGACCCGGAGTACAGCGAGTTCACCGGCGTCACCTTCTCGCCCGACGGACGCACGCTGTTCGCCAACATCCAGACGCCCGGCATCATGCTCGCCATCACCGGCCCCTGGAAGCGCCAGCGCTAG